The window cgcagctccagccgcaaatacctgccgtaaagtgtgatccatgtgacgtcattctgtaacttgcttgtatttattacaataacaaatgataacgacatcttttaacattaaagttagacacagatctgattaaaggtcaacatctgaatCCCACTAAATTATGTAGCCTCCTGCTAATTAAATTTGTCTCTTACAACTATGAAAATGTAtcgagtaaaacatgtttaaactgcaactagttttcataatcatctataattcaaaacacttaacaattaatagtaatttaattggagttgaagttgacatttcatggcttaacattacaatgcaacatgtattcctttctttatcttcagggtggtcctacctatggcaggaaaatgatgactgggagtcttgcagctgcaggtgtcttcgcatcagagggtcgtgttggagctgttttgcgcaacattcacccaccttaccataaggcacgatgccagtttttttttttctttctcaaattagaatatgttgtgctattcaataaggtcatgatgttcttttttgtctgtgtttaagggagcaaggaacctcaaccctcttccttaccatgcagcctatgtgggtcacaaaatccacatggaccaaaatgagaagattgtcatgtttggcgTGACTCATGTACTGGCAATAGATCGCTTCTCCAGCAAAATTGTTGGACAAGCTACTATgcctgtaaagaacaacctcaccatctacaatgacgtttacaggtaattgaaaagactgttgtccttgtaccctaaacattacaaatcatccccattttatgaggtgttttaacagggtgtctgtgggtccttaaaaacaaaaaaatgcatttaaaattaaatatcttacaaTTTCTTGAATACCATTTTGTCAGCTCTGAAAAATGTACTTCATGAGGAAGAGACGCACATTTtcgaaagtggatttaaattcaatatggcttgttaatgtattaaaagaaaatgctcaacttaagtgggattagtcgcatgtgaaaaccttcataatatatatttttttagtttggatttgaatcaacgtattaaattgcattcatattggtctaaaaaaggacttaaattaaacttattgaaaactacagaaacccgttttaagcagcaagttaaaactcatctcacctcatcagtacctgataacacaaggcctactacacattttgtaaatgtatctgacaccATGAGCCTTACCCTCCATATTGCTGTctgccaatgttatgttttcttgcaggagtgcagtaatggaatatgggatgtgggaccaggtcagagtggatcatggaaaggagttctacctcactcttttcatgcaggagaagttggccagccaccgccacaacactgaaaggccaccatatctccaaacaccatcaacaaaggtgatcaacatacaatggttttgctgattataaagttaatcaacatgtaattaaataactatttcacactttcattaattattcagaatggttaactgaagatattgaaatgtgtgaaagtaagttagtctgggggggcggggaaaatatttgtttatcaagaatctgaaaatgtctctattttgcaatgacagaatcacagaatcgagagaatct of the Pseudoliparis swirei isolate HS2019 ecotype Mariana Trench chromosome 11, NWPU_hadal_v1, whole genome shotgun sequence genome contains:
- the LOC130201159 gene encoding uncharacterized protein LOC130201159 isoform X2, whose amino-acid sequence is MGWRRGGPTYGRKMMTGSLAAAGVFASEGRVGAVLRNIHPPYHKGARNLNPLPYHAAYVGHKIHMDQNEKIVMFGVTHVLAIDRFSSKIVGQATMPVKNNLTIYNDVYRSAVMEYGMWDQVRVDHGKEFYLTLFMQEKLASHRHNTERPPYLQTPSTKNHRIERIWPEINNRVNYPLKAALVQLVDQEELDMEDQMTRFCVSSLTCQLAQIGVNRTVQAWNAHRIPGMSSGRGIPNYLARDGCPNKLSTDLLPNASVAVDWYDQEVGSLTVSDFGTNHFQVYRTRKLQ
- the LOC130201159 gene encoding uncharacterized protein LOC130201159 isoform X3; amino-acid sequence: MYSFLYLQGGPTYGRKMMTGSLAAAGVFASEGRVGAVLRNIHPPYHKGARNLNPLPYHAAYVGHKIHMDQNEKIVMFGVTHVLAIDRFSSKIVGQATMPVKNNLTIYNDVYRSAVMEYGMWDQVRVDHGKEFYLTLFMQEKLASHRHNTERPPYLQTPSTKNHRIERIWPEINNRVNYPLKAALVQLVDQEELDMEDQMTRFCVSSLTCQLAQIGVNRTVQAWNAHRIPGRGIPNYLARDGCPNKLSTDLLPNASVAVDWYDQEVGSLTVSDFGTNHFQVYRTRKLQ
- the LOC130201159 gene encoding uncharacterized protein LOC130201159 isoform X1 encodes the protein MYSFLYLQGGPTYGRKMMTGSLAAAGVFASEGRVGAVLRNIHPPYHKGARNLNPLPYHAAYVGHKIHMDQNEKIVMFGVTHVLAIDRFSSKIVGQATMPVKNNLTIYNDVYRSAVMEYGMWDQVRVDHGKEFYLTLFMQEKLASHRHNTERPPYLQTPSTKNHRIERIWPEINNRVNYPLKAALVQLVDQEELDMEDQMTRFCVSSLTCQLAQIGVNRTVQAWNAHRIPGMSSGRGIPNYLARDGCPNKLSTDLLPNASVAVDWYDQEVGSLTVSDFGTNHFQVYRTRKLQ